ATGGGATTCATATCCAGCGCCATACTGTTCGCGGCAAGCGTGGTCGCCACGCCGTTTTTCGCCTCTGTTGATGGCATGGGGGAGACGACCGCCTTGCCGGGACTGTTCGGCATGGATCTCGCCGTCGCGATGGCCGTCGCACTGGTGGTCACGGTGATCGGACTGCTGATCTGCATGATTCAGATCACCCAAAGGATTCAGGAGAATAAGGACTGAGCGCAGCCTGGACGGGATTGCGGATCTCGAAAAGGGTGCCTTTCGATGCGGCGGTCCGCACATGGCGGGAGAGGCTGGGGTACACTGTTCTCCAGCGTATCCGTCAATCTCGTGAATAAGGAGTTGTCCCAATGCCGAACCGTGCAGAACGCCGCAAGGATGCGAAGAACGCGCGCCGCGGAATCCCGTCCCAGTATGACCAGACCCGCGGGCGCGGACGCTCGGGCATGATCGACGAATACGCGCTGCAGCAGAAGTCGATGCGCCTGCAGGAGGGACTGGACGGCGGCGAATGGAAGCCGACCGGCGGCTCGATCACGGCCACCGACACCACGCTGACCACCAATCCGAACTACACGAATCCCAAGATGTTCAAAGCGCCGCACTCGTTGCGCCAATGGTTCCGCGTGGGCAGCTGGACGCTGATCGCCCTGTCCATCATCGCGTTCTTCGTGGTGATGTGGCTGCCGAGCCATCCGATCTGGCTGGTCGCCACCATCTCCGGCGTGTTCATCATCGGCGTGCTCAGCCTGTTCTTCACCGCCGGCGATTCCAAGCACAATCCCAACCTCGACGCGCACGGCACTGCCGTATAACCTCAATATCCGTCATCCCGAGCAGAGTCGAGGGATCTCCAGAGATGAGATCCTTCGACTCCGGCTACGCCTCCGCTCAGGATGACGAGTAACAATGGACCGCCTCCGCTCGGGATGACGAGCGACGGCGGTTTTCCTTTACAAGCGCGCGTAGGTGAAATCGCGGATCATATCGAGCACGACGCCGCTTTCCTCAAGCCAGGTCATGCATACGGGGAACACGTGTCCCAGCGTCTCGGCAGGGGCGGTTTTCCAATCATGCAGTTCGAAATCGGCGTCCGCCTCGGCCAAATGCATGGCGAGACGCAGCGTCTCGTTTTGAATGAAATCATCGCTGCTGGTGTTCAGGAACAACGGCGGCAGATCGACCTTGCTTGTGATCTCGCCGAGATCGAATGTGCGCGGATCCAGATCCTTCACGCATCCCAGCATGCTGTCGGAGAACCTATGCAAAAGGGAGCTGTGATCGGGATCGATCTGGGATTCGCCATCCTCACGCGGCATATACGGCAGCATGTTGTACACGCCTGAAATGAGGGCCGCGCCGAGGACATTGACTCCACTGGGCGTCACGCCGAGCTGGCGAGCCAGCTCCGGCGAATGCTCGATCGCCGTGGTGAAGAACGCCAAGCATCCGCCGGCGGAATCGCCGGTCATCCATACGCCGTCCTGCGCGATGGGGTACTCATGCCGATGGTCGCGAATCCATGCCAGCGCCGTGGCGATATCCCGCAGTTGTCCGACGAAATCGGTTTGCGGCAACGGACGGTAATTCAATGAGAACACGGCGAAGCCACGTTCGGCCAGATGGGTGCAGAAATTGCGATTGAGCTCCTTGTATCCGTATACGAATCCGCCGCCGTGCACATCCACGTACACGGGAAGCGTGCGCCCGCCACGAACCACGGCGTCGTGGGGCAGGTAGAGGTCGAGCCTGTGGCCACGAACCTCATCGGCATCGTCGGCATAGTGAAGATCCTCGATGATATCCACGCCTTCGGGGTCGTGCCATAATGGCACGCGAGCCTCGTCGCACCGAACGAAGCCCAGACGGGCCTCTCGGATGACCGCGGCCAAGGATTCGGGACAGTCGTTCAGATCGCCATCCACCTCCGTCCAGTAGTCGTACGGCACTCCCTCGGGTGTGGCCATCGTGATCTTATCCGTCATACAGGCTCCTTCGTCGTTCGTCATCACCCCGCCGTGATATGCGCGATCCTTCGCGAATCTCATGGCGGGCATTCGGGCTTCGTTCTCGAAAACCTTTTTTAGGTTCCACCCGACAGCCGGCGGATGCAAGCGGCGAAACGCGGACAGGACACGAACATGCGGATTGTGCGTTTCGCATGGGGCGATGTCCTAAAGTGGTCAGTGGAATCGAAAACCTATAGGAGAGGTGACCAATGAAGGTTGATATCCTTACCCGCGAATACCCGCCGAAAGTCTATGGCGGCGCCGGCGTGCACGCCGAGGAGCTGTCCAAGGTGCTGGCTGAGCGCGTCGACGTGACCGTACGTGCCTTCGACGGCCCGCGCACCGAAGCCGACATCCCCGAAATTCCCGGCGAGAATCCGGCCGGATCGCTCAAACTCGTCGGCTACGACACCCCCGCGGAGCTATCGGACGCCAACGGCGCGATTAAAACGCTCGGAGTGGATCTGCAGATCGCCAACGATGTGGATGCCGACATCAGCCACGCGCACACCTGGTACGCCTGCATGGCCGGCTATCTGGCGAAGATGCTGCACGGCACCCCGCTGGTCATCACCGCGCACAGTCTGGAGCCCTTCCGCCCGTGGAAGAAGGAGCAGCTCGGCGGCGGCTACAATCTGAGTTCCTGGGCCGAGAAGGAGGCCTACGAGCATGCCGACCGTGTGATCGCCGTCTCCGCCGGTATGCGCGAGGATATCCTCGCGGCCTATCCGAACGTCGACCCGGATAAGGTGGTTGTGGTGCATAACGGCATCACGATGAGCCAGTTCGAAACCCCGGCCGACGACGATCCGGGCTGGAAGGTGTTCGAGCGCTACAACATCGACCGCAGCAAGCCGACCCTGCTGTTCGTGGGCCGCATCACCCGACAGAAAGGCCTGCCGTATCTGCTCAAGGCCCTGCATCTGGTCGACCCCGGCATCCAGGTGGTGCTGTGCGCCGGCGCGCCCGACACTCCGGAGATCATGGAGGAGGTCAAAACCGCGTTCGCCAAGCTCGACGAGGAGCGCGGCAACATCGTCTGGATCGAAGAGATGCTGCCCAAGCATGAGCTCAACGCGCTCGAGCATGGCTGCGACGCGTTCATCTGCCCGTCGATCTACGAGCCGCTCGGCATCGTGAACCTCGAGGCCATGGCCTGCGGTCTGCCGGTCGTCGCCTCCGCCACCGGCGGCATCCCCGAGGTCGTCGTCGACGGCGAAACCGGCTATCTCGTGCCGATCGACCAGCTGCACGACGGCACCGGCACCCCCACCAATCCGGACAAGTTCGTGCAGGATATGGCCGACGCGATCAACAGGATCATGGCCGATCCCGAACTCGCCAAGAAGATGGGCCAGGCCGGCTACGAGCGCGCCCGCGACATGTTCAGCTGGGAGTCCATCGCCGACAAGACGGTCGCCGTCTACCAGTCGGTGCTTGACGAGCAATAGACGACGAGGGAACGGTCCGTTCCTTTCCGTCATCCTGAGCGAAGGCAACGGTCCGTTCCTTTCCGTCATCCTGAGCGAAGGCAACGGTCCGTTCCTTTCCGTCATCCTGAGCGAAGCACGAAGTGCGGAGTCGAAGGATCTCATGCCTTTTGAGGCAGTTGTTCAGAGATCCTTCGACTCCGCTACTCTCCGCTCAGGATGACGGGAGGACTCCGCTACTCTCCGCTCAGGATGACGGGAGGATTCCGCTGCGCTCCGCTTAGGATGACGGAGAGAACTACGCTATGGTCCGCTCGGGATGACGGGACGCGTTCGGGACGACGAGGGAAAAGACGACGCTTGGAACGATGACGGGAACAACCAGACAGGGGAGACTATGTACGAAATCACTTTGGCATTGCGTGATGTGGAGTTCCGCCGTCGCAGGCGTGTGATTCTGACCGACGTGAACCTCACCGTCAAGCGTGGCGAGAAGTGGGTGCTGTTCGGTCCCAACGGCATCGGCAAATCCTCACTCGTGCAGATGATGAGCACGCGCGGATTCCCCTCCAACGGCACGGTCGACATCCTCGGCAACCGCATGGGCAAGGTCGACGTGTTCTCCTACCGCAACCGCATCGGCTTGAGTTCGGCTGAGCTCGCGCGGTCCTTCCCTCCCCAGGAGGATCCGCTCGACGCCGTGGTGACCGCGCTCACCGCCACCACCGGTCGTTGGCGCGAGGATTTCACCGACGAGGACTACGCCAAGGCACGTAGCCTCATGACCCAGTTCGGCATCGATTATCTCGAGGGCAAGATGATGTTCAAACTCTCCGAGGGCGAACGCACGCGTGTGCTGATCTGCCGGGCCCTGATGGCCGATCCCGATCTGCTCATCCTCGACGAGCCGACCACCGGACTCGACCTGGGCGGACGCGAACTCGCCTTGCGGGCGCTCAGCCGCATCGGCGAAGAGGATACCGACCGCACGGTGATTCTCGTCACGCATCGTCTTGAGGAGATTCCCGTCGGATTCGACCATGTGGCCATTATGGGCCGCATCACCGGCAGCGAGGCCGACGCCTATGCCGACAATGTGGCGGGCAATGATCCCGCGCCCGGCACGATCATCTACACCGGAGACCTCGAGCACGGTTTCACCGCCGAACGGCTCAGCGCCATCTTCGGCCTCGACCTCACCGTGACCCACGACAACGGCCGTTGGGGCGCCTTCGCCTCCGCCGCGCTGTAAAACCGCCCAGTCGACCGCCCATCGCACGAAGCCGGGCCACGATGATGTCGCAAGGCATGGGTTCCATATGCGACAATGGCATCCGGAACAATCATGAGAGCATCGTGGAAAGAGGACGCATGAGACGCGGAGCATTTGAGGCGGGGGAGAAGGTGCAGTTCACCGATCGCAAGGCGAAGAAGATCACCGACCAGCTGGTGGCGGGCGGGAGCACGCAGACCGAGCATGGTCTGATCCTGCACGACGATGTGATCGGCCGGACCGAGGGCGTTCTCGTCACCACGGTGACCGCCAAACGTGAGTCGCAGCTCAACCAGGCGCATCCCGAACGCGACGCGTCCAAGCCTTGGAAGGCGACACGTGCGATCGGTGGATGGCAGTACGCGGTGATGCGCCCGCGGTTGGCCGATTATGTGCTGTCCATGCCGCGCGGCGCGCAGATCATGTATCCCAAGGATGTCGCCCAGGTCATCCAGCTCGGCGACATCCGCGCCGGCGCGCGCGTGCTCGAATCCGGTGCCGGTTCGGGCGCGATGAGTCTGAATCTGCTCGACGCGGTGGGGGAGTCGGGGCATCTGACCACCATCGAATTGCGTCCCGACTTCGCCCGCGTGGCGGAGGCGAACGCGACGCTGTATTACGGGGAACGCCCCGCATGGTGGGATCTGAAAACCGGGGATTTCGATTCCGTCGCCGCCACTCTTGAGGAGCATTCCTTCGACCGCGTCGTACTCGATATGCTCGACCCGTGGAACCGCTTGGAGCAGGCGTACCGTGTGATCGCGCCCGGCGGCGTGCTTATCGCCTACATCACCACCACCACGCAGATGAGCCGTCTGGTGGAGGCCTTGCGCGAGGCCGGCACGTGGACGGAGCCGATGATCCAGGAGACGCTGGAGCGCAGTTGGAAGGCTCAGGGTCTCGCCGTGCGCCCCGACCATCAGATGATCGGGCACACCGGATTCCTCGTCGTCTCACGGGCGATGGCGGAGGGTTTCCAGGCGTTGAGGAAACGCGACCGCGCCACCAAGGATACGGTCACCGACATCGACGATTTGACGCCCGAGGAGCGCGAGGCGCAACTGGAGGATCTCGAATTGCGGGACATCTCCGACCGCAAACTCCGTAAGGTGCTGCGCGATCTCGACAGGCAGGTCGCCGCGCTTGGCGGCGATACGGCCGATTATCTGCAAGAATAGAGCAGGAATGACGTGGGGTCGGCGAACGGCCCCGCGGTTATGCAAAAGGCAGAAGGCATTATGGGCGTCAATGTGAGCAAGGTGGCCAAAAAGGCCAAGAACTACAACCATATTCTGCTGGTGATGAGGCACGCCAAGGCCGAGCCGTCCAACCCGGACGGCGACCGCAGCCGTGAGATCACCGACAAAGGACTCAAACAGGCGAAAAAGGTGGCCAAAGGCTTGGTCGGCATGAAGCTCAAGCCCGGACGCATCGCCTGTTCGGCGGCGACACGCGCCACGCAGACGTTGGATCGCATGCTCAAAACCTTCGGCGACGAGCCGACCGTCGACTACCGCCAAAGCCTGTACGACGGCGGCATGCAGAGCATCTTCGACGAGTTGGCGCATACCAAGCCGAAAACCCGCGTGCTGATGGTGCTCGGCCATGAGCCCACCGTGTCCATCTGCAGCCAGTGGCTCGCCTCGTCCGCCTCTGATCCGGCCGTGCTCGATCTGCTCAATCTGGGTGTCTCGCCCGCCTCCGTGGTGGTGTTCGGCTCGAACAAGCCCTTCGACCAGTGGCAGACCCACAGCGGCGACCTGCTCGCCGTGATCACCGCCAAGGATTTCGACTAAGCGTGACTTGTCATCCCGAGCGAAGGTCGTTCCTAGTCATCCCGAGCGGAGTCGAGGGATCTCAAATCCTATGAGATCCTTCGACTCCGCTACGCTCCGCTCAGGATGACGGAGAGAAGACTTCGCTCAGAATGACGGAAAGAGACGGCGAAGCATATAGATTTCGGTTATAGCGACACCTTAACTGGCTTGATGACTGCGATTGCGCGGTTTCTTGATACTCTTGTCGGGTTCAAGACGTTTCACCCACGAAACAAGCCCATGGAGGTTTCATGTCCGCTTTGACGTCCGTCTCAGGTTTCCCGCGCGTCGGCCAGAACCGAGAGCTCAAGAAGATCATCGAAGGCTACTGGAAAGGCGCCAACACGCTCGGCGAGGTGCGTGCCACCGCCAAGGAGCTGCGCGCCAAGCATTGGAAGCTGCAACAGGCCGCCGGCATCGATCTGATCCCCAGCAATGATTTCAGCTTCTACGATCAGGTGCTCGACACCGCCATCCTGCTCAACGCCATCCCGCAGCGCTACCAGCGTCTCGCCTTCGAGAACCCCGAGGAGACGCTGTTCGCCATGGGCCGCGGCTATCAGGGCGAGAAGGGCGATGTGACCGCCCTGCCGATGAAGAAGTGGTTCACCACCAACTACCACTATCTCGTGCCGGAGATCGACGCCGCCACCGACATCAAGCTCAACGGCACCAAGCCCTTCGATGAATACCTGGAGGCCAAGGAGCTCGGCATCGACACCAAGCCGGTGCTTATCGGCCCCTACACCTTCTTGAAGCTCGCCCGCGACCCGCAGGCCCAGGAGCTCGAGTTCGACAAGGGCCTGGTGAACGCCGTGTCCGCCGTCTACGCCGAAGCGCTCGCCAAATTCGCCGAGCTCGGCGCCGCCTGGGTGCAGATCGACGAGCCGTATCTCGTGCTCGACAAGGAGCCGGGCGACGTGGAGCTGTTCAAGGCGCTGTACGCCAAGATCCTTCCCGCCCGCGACGGCAAGGTCAAGGTGCTGCTCAACACCTATTTCGGTCATATCGCCGACGTGTACGAGACCGTGAACCTGCTCGGCTTCGACGGCATCGGCCTGGATCTGAACGAAGGCAAGGACGAGAACCTCGCCGCCCTCGCGCAGTACGGCGTGGCCGAAGGCACCGTGATCTTCGCCGGCGTGATCAACGGCCGCAACATCTGGCGCAACGACTACGCCGTGAGTCTCGGACTGGTGGATGCCATCAAGCAGATCACGCCGAACGTGGCCGTCTCCACCGCCAGCTCCCTGCTGCACGTGCCGTTCAGCACCGAAGGAGAGAACGGTCTCGACGAGGGGGTGCTCAAGCATTTCGCGTTCGCCGTGGAGAAGCTCGGCGAGCTTCGCGACGTGGCCGAACTGGCCGACGCCGATGAGGACGCCAAGAAGGCCTCCGCCGCGCTCACCGCCAATCAGGCGCTGTTCGACGGCACCCGCGTGGCCGCCGACCCGGCCGTGGCGGCACGTCTGGCCCAGCTGACGGACGCCGATTTCACCCGCCAGCCCGCGCGCGCCGAACGCCAGCAGCTGCAGCGTGAGGCGCTGAATCTGCCGCTGCTGCCCACCACCACGATCGGATCCTTCCCGCAGACCCGCGAGGTGCGTGCCGAGCGCGCCAAGCTGCGCAAGGGCGAGATCGACCAGGCCACCTACGACGCGTTCATCAAACAGCAGATCGACGACTGCATCAAGAGCCAGGAGGAGATTGGCCTCGACGTGCTGGTGCATGGCGAGTTCGAGCGCAACGATATGGTCGAGTACTTCGGCCAGAACCTCAACGGCTTCTTGTTCACCAAGAACGCGTGGGTGCAGTCCTACGGCACCCGCTGCGTCAAGCCTCCGATCGTGTGGGGCGATGTCTCGCGCGCCAACCCGATCACCGTGGAATGGTCGGCCTATGCGCAGTCGCGCACGGACCGCGTGATGAAGGGCATGCTCACCGGCCCGGTGACGATCCTCAACTGGTCCTGGCCGCGCGAGGACATCACCCACGAGCAGCAGACCCAGCAGCTCGCCCTCGCCATCCGTGACGAAGTGCTCGATCTGGAGGCCGCCGGCATCAAGGTGATTCAGATCGATGAGGCCGCGCTGCGCGAGAAGCTGCCGCTGCGCAAAACCGACTGGCATGCGAAGTACCTCGATTGGGCGATCCCCGCGTTCCGTCTGGTCCACTCCGCGGTCAAGCCCGCCACGCAGATCCACACGCATATGTGCTATTCGGAGTTCAACGACATCATCCGCGACATCGACGCGATGGACGCCGACGTGATCTCCTTCGAAGCCTCGCGTGGCGATCTGGTGGTGCTCGACGCGATCCATGAGGCCGAGTTCGAAACCGAGGCGGGCCCGGGCGTGTACGACATCCACTCGCCGCGCATCCCCTCCGAGGCCGAGATCGAGGAGCGCATCGGCGAGATCCTGAAGAAGATGGACGTCTCCAAGGTCTGGATCAATCCCGACTGCGGCCTGAAGACCCGTGGCGTGGCCGAAACATGGCCGAGCCTGGAGCATCTGGTCGCCGCGACCAAGGCCGTGCGAGCCTCGCTGAGCTGACATGGCCGCATCACTGTTCTCCATTGAGGTGTTCCCACCGAAGCGCAACGCTCCGGTGGGAACCATCTACGACACGCTCGACGGATTGCAGGGTCTCGACCCCGCGTTCATCTCGGTGACCTACGGCACGGGCAAGTCAGCGGACCGCACCGCCACCGCCCGCATCGCGCACACCATCCGCAACGAGTACCACATCCCCGCGGTGGCGCATCTGACCGCGCAGTACCTGGACAAGGCGGCGGTCGACGAGGCGTTGGACATGTTTGACCAGGCCAAGGTCTCCGGCGTGCTTGCCCTGCGCCGACCGCGTGGAGGGCCGAGAGCCGGCCGGAGTGTTCGAACACGCCAGCGATCTGGCCGCGTACGTGCGCGAGCGGCGCCCCGACCTGAAGCTGTACGGCGCCTGCTATCCCGAGAAGCATCCGCAGTCGCCCACGCTGGACGAGGACATCGACAACCTCAAAACCAAGGTCGACGCGGGCGTGACCCATCTCATCTCGCAGTTGTTCTACGACAACGACGACTTCTACCGCTTCCTCGACAAGGCGCGCGCGGCGGGCGTCGACGTGCCGATCGAGGCGGGCATCATGCCGGTCGCCAACGCGAAATCCGTGCTCCGCATGTCCTCGATGTGCGCCTCGCGCATCCCCAAACCGGTGGAGCGCATGATCGAGCGTTGGGGCGACGATTCGCAGACCCTACGCGAGGCGGGCATCATCTACGCCTCGCAGCAGATCGCCGATCTGGTGGCGCATGGCGTGGACGGCGTGCATCTGTATTCGATGAATCGCCCGGCCGTGACCCGCCGCATCTGGAACAACGTGAGGCCGTTGTTCGGCTAACCCGCGGTCATATGCGTTCGCCCCGACTCCCGCATGGGATCGGGGCGAACGCATATGGACATCCATGTCCGCGCATATCAGGCGTCCGGTATGCGCGACGGTCGGCGAATACGCGAAAACGAGTGTATTACCATAAGAAACCATGGAACCGACGACTTTCAGCCCCCGCGCCATGGATCTGATCCGCGCGGGATTGCAGAACCTCGATGACGCCCGCTCGCTGTTCGACGCCCTGCGTGTGGGCGGCGTCCCCGACGACGGGCTGCACCTGTTGCTCAAGGCGTTGGAGAAGGCCTGCGATCCCGACGGGGCGCTGCGCAATATCGTCGACATCATCAACGCCATGCAAAGCCAAGGCAGACGGGTCGAGGACATGCTGCCCGACCGGGCCGCCTTCGAACGGCTGGTCACGGTGCTCGGCGTATCCGACGCGCTCGGCAAGCTTATGCGCTTCCGCCCCGAACTTGTCGAGGCCGCCTCTGTGGACCGCTGCGACAGCCATCTGTACAACCATGCGCAACGCCGTGCCCATATGCTCACCGCCGTCGGCGCCGATCCGGACGAGCTTGCCGCGCCGGTGGCCGGCAAGGATCTGGCCGAAGCGGCGACCGCGCTGCGCGGCACCTACCGCCGCCAACTGGCCGCCATCATGGCGCAGGATGCGGTGGCGGACGATCCGTGCGCCATCCAACCGACCATCAGTCGGGAGCTTTCCGATCTGGCCGACGCGGCGCTCGAGGGGGCGCTGGCCATCGCCCGACGTGAGGTGGCGGGCAGTGAACATGTGCGTTTCGCCATCATCGGCATGGGCAAGCTGGGCGCGCAG
Above is a window of Bifidobacterium eulemuris DNA encoding:
- the metE gene encoding 5-methyltetrahydropteroyltriglutamate--homocysteine S-methyltransferase, whose translation is MSALTSVSGFPRVGQNRELKKIIEGYWKGANTLGEVRATAKELRAKHWKLQQAAGIDLIPSNDFSFYDQVLDTAILLNAIPQRYQRLAFENPEETLFAMGRGYQGEKGDVTALPMKKWFTTNYHYLVPEIDAATDIKLNGTKPFDEYLEAKELGIDTKPVLIGPYTFLKLARDPQAQELEFDKGLVNAVSAVYAEALAKFAELGAAWVQIDEPYLVLDKEPGDVELFKALYAKILPARDGKVKVLLNTYFGHIADVYETVNLLGFDGIGLDLNEGKDENLAALAQYGVAEGTVIFAGVINGRNIWRNDYAVSLGLVDAIKQITPNVAVSTASSLLHVPFSTEGENGLDEGVLKHFAFAVEKLGELRDVAELADADEDAKKASAALTANQALFDGTRVAADPAVAARLAQLTDADFTRQPARAERQQLQREALNLPLLPTTTIGSFPQTREVRAERAKLRKGEIDQATYDAFIKQQIDDCIKSQEEIGLDVLVHGEFERNDMVEYFGQNLNGFLFTKNAWVQSYGTRCVKPPIVWGDVSRANPITVEWSAYAQSRTDRVMKGMLTGPVTILNWSWPREDITHEQQTQQLALAIRDEVLDLEAAGIKVIQIDEAALREKLPLRKTDWHAKYLDWAIPAFRLVHSAVKPATQIHTHMCYSEFNDIIRDIDAMDADVISFEASRGDLVVLDAIHEAEFETEAGPGVYDIHSPRIPSEAEIEERIGEILKKMDVSKVWINPDCGLKTRGVAETWPSLEHLVAATKAVRASLS
- the glgA gene encoding glycogen synthase; protein product: MKVDILTREYPPKVYGGAGVHAEELSKVLAERVDVTVRAFDGPRTEADIPEIPGENPAGSLKLVGYDTPAELSDANGAIKTLGVDLQIANDVDADISHAHTWYACMAGYLAKMLHGTPLVITAHSLEPFRPWKKEQLGGGYNLSSWAEKEAYEHADRVIAVSAGMREDILAAYPNVDPDKVVVVHNGITMSQFETPADDDPGWKVFERYNIDRSKPTLLFVGRITRQKGLPYLLKALHLVDPGIQVVLCAGAPDTPEIMEEVKTAFAKLDEERGNIVWIEEMLPKHELNALEHGCDAFICPSIYEPLGIVNLEAMACGLPVVASATGGIPEVVVDGETGYLVPIDQLHDGTGTPTNPDKFVQDMADAINRIMADPELAKKMGQAGYERARDMFSWESIADKTVAVYQSVLDEQ
- a CDS encoding SixA phosphatase family protein produces the protein MGVNVSKVAKKAKNYNHILLVMRHAKAEPSNPDGDRSREITDKGLKQAKKVAKGLVGMKLKPGRIACSAATRATQTLDRMLKTFGDEPTVDYRQSLYDGGMQSIFDELAHTKPKTRVLMVLGHEPTVSICSQWLASSASDPAVLDLLNLGVSPASVVVFGSNKPFDQWQTHSGDLLAVITAKDFD
- a CDS encoding alpha/beta hydrolase; its protein translation is MTDKITMATPEGVPYDYWTEVDGDLNDCPESLAAVIREARLGFVRCDEARVPLWHDPEGVDIIEDLHYADDADEVRGHRLDLYLPHDAVVRGGRTLPVYVDVHGGGFVYGYKELNRNFCTHLAERGFAVFSLNYRPLPQTDFVGQLRDIATALAWIRDHRHEYPIAQDGVWMTGDSAGGCLAFFTTAIEHSPELARQLGVTPSGVNVLGAALISGVYNMLPYMPREDGESQIDPDHSSLLHRFSDSMLGCVKDLDPRTFDLGEITSKVDLPPLFLNTSSDDFIQNETLRLAMHLAEADADFELHDWKTAPAETLGHVFPVCMTWLEESGVVLDMIRDFTYARL
- a CDS encoding ABC transporter ATP-binding protein, with the translated sequence MYEITLALRDVEFRRRRRVILTDVNLTVKRGEKWVLFGPNGIGKSSLVQMMSTRGFPSNGTVDILGNRMGKVDVFSYRNRIGLSSAELARSFPPQEDPLDAVVTALTATTGRWREDFTDEDYAKARSLMTQFGIDYLEGKMMFKLSEGERTRVLICRALMADPDLLILDEPTTGLDLGGRELALRALSRIGEEDTDRTVILVTHRLEEIPVGFDHVAIMGRITGSEADAYADNVAGNDPAPGTIIYTGDLEHGFTAERLSAIFGLDLTVTHDNGRWGAFASAAL
- a CDS encoding tRNA (adenine-N1)-methyltransferase, coding for MRRGAFEAGEKVQFTDRKAKKITDQLVAGGSTQTEHGLILHDDVIGRTEGVLVTTVTAKRESQLNQAHPERDASKPWKATRAIGGWQYAVMRPRLADYVLSMPRGAQIMYPKDVAQVIQLGDIRAGARVLESGAGSGAMSLNLLDAVGESGHLTTIELRPDFARVAEANATLYYGERPAWWDLKTGDFDSVAATLEEHSFDRVVLDMLDPWNRLEQAYRVIAPGGVLIAYITTTTQMSRLVEALREAGTWTEPMIQETLERSWKAQGLAVRPDHQMIGHTGFLVVSRAMAEGFQALRKRDRATKDTVTDIDDLTPEEREAQLEDLELRDISDRKLRKVLRDLDRQVAALGGDTADYLQE